The Pontibacter sp. SGAir0037 DNA segment TTCGTTAAAGCCCACTTTATTAGTTAAGGTTAAAAGTTTAGAATTATGAGTTGAGCGGATCAGAAATTAAGTTGCATGAGCCATGCCGCCTTTGCTGGCGCGAGACGGTATGGGTTTCAGCGAATACTTTCCCCACCGCGTGCAGGTATAAAAGTCTTACGTCCTTTGTCCTTTATTAAATTATAGCTCATCCAGAAAAGCTGTAAGCGGGCTGCTTGCTTCTGCCAAATTGCCTGCCGGAGCTAGTTTTGCTTCGTAGGCCATACGTCCTGCTTCTACAGCCATTTTAAATGCTTTTGCCATTTGCACCGGGTTCGGAGATACAGCTATGGCTGTATTCACTAACACCGCATCTGCACCTAGTTCCATTGCTTCTGCTGCATGTGAGGGAGCACCTATACCGGCATCTACCACCACAGGCACGTGGCTTTGCTGGATAATAATTTTTAAAAACGCTCTGGTTTGCAGGCCGTTGTTGCTGCCAATGGGGGAGCCCAAGGGCATAACGGCTGCCACCCCAACTTCCTCGAGCCGCTTGCACAGCACCGGATCGGCATGTATGTAGGGCAGCACCACAAAACCCAGCTTTACCAGTTCCTCCGCTGCCTTTAGCGTCTCAACAGGGTCGGGGAGCAGGTATTTGGGGTCGGGGTGAATTTCCAGCTTCAGCCAGTTTGTTTCCAGTGCCTCACGTGCCAGTTGAGCTGCAAAAACTGCTTCTTTGGAATTGCGAACTCCCGATGTATTAGGTAGCAGGCTGAACTGTGGATGTGACAGGTGCTGTAAAATGTCATCGTCCTGATTGTGTACATCCACTCGCTTTAGTGCTACTGTTACTAACTCTGATCCGGATGCCAGCAGCGCTTCTTCCATTTCCAAACTGGAGCTAAACTTACCGGTGCCAGTAAAGAGGCGGGAAGTGAATGTTTTATTGGCTATTGTTAAGTCTTTCATTTTGTTTGATATTGGTACAGTTCATCTGTTAACTGAGATACCGCCTGTTTTTTATCCTGCGCCATGTTTATGCCCGAAGAAACAGCTATTCCGTGTATACCAACCTGAAGCAAGGGAGCAATATCTGTTGGGGTAATGCCGCCAATAGCCACAACCGGAGTTGTGATGCCAGACAGAGTACATTGCTGCAGTAGCTGCTCGTATCCGTTCAGGCCAAGTATAGGGCTTAGGTTTTCTTTGGTGCTGGTAAAGCGGAAGGGGCCGAGGCCAATATAGTCTACTTCTGCTGCTATAAGCCGCTGTATATCTTCGAAGGTATTGGCCGTGCCTCCTATTATTTTAGCAGTGCCCATAAGCTTACGAGCCGCAGCAGGTGCCATATCTGTTTTACCTAAATGCACGCCATCGGCACCTACTTCGGCAGCCAAAGCAACGTTGTCGTTGATGATAAAAGTAGCGCCGTAGTGGCGGCAGATTTCCTGGGTGCGGAGTGCCTCTTCCTTCCAAAGGTTGTAAGAAGCGTTTTTCACCCGCAACTGCACCCAATCCACCCCTGCAGCACAAGCCCCGGCAGCTGCTTCGGAATGGTTTTTACCTGCAATTGCCTGGGTGATGTAATGCAGTTTAGCTATCTTCTTCATGTTTCGTTACGGTGTATGCCTGCCCGCCTGGTGCGGCAAAGGCAGGCAAAGGTTATTTTTGTTTTCTGCTGTTTTGCCTGCTCCTTGCTTCGTTTTTCACTGGCAAAGGAGAGGCAAACGCAACAGGTTTCATAGCCTGGAAAAGCAGGGCG contains these protein-coding regions:
- a CDS encoding thiamine phosphate synthase, whose product is MKKIAKLHYITQAIAGKNHSEAAAGACAAGVDWVQLRVKNASYNLWKEEALRTQEICRHYGATFIINDNVALAAEVGADGVHLGKTDMAPAAARKLMGTAKIIGGTANTFEDIQRLIAAEVDYIGLGPFRFTSTKENLSPILGLNGYEQLLQQCTLSGITTPVVAIGGITPTDIAPLLQVGIHGIAVSSGINMAQDKKQAVSQLTDELYQYQTK
- a CDS encoding thiazole synthase; translated protein: MKDLTIANKTFTSRLFTGTGKFSSSLEMEEALLASGSELVTVALKRVDVHNQDDDILQHLSHPQFSLLPNTSGVRNSKEAVFAAQLAREALETNWLKLEIHPDPKYLLPDPVETLKAAEELVKLGFVVLPYIHADPVLCKRLEEVGVAAVMPLGSPIGSNNGLQTRAFLKIIIQQSHVPVVVDAGIGAPSHAAEAMELGADAVLVNTAIAVSPNPVQMAKAFKMAVEAGRMAYEAKLAPAGNLAEASSPLTAFLDEL